The Acidobacteriota bacterium region ACGGCCCGGTCCTCGAGGCCGACGGGCTTGAACTCGGGAAAAGCCGGCCGGTTCACGGCTTCCGTCTCACCATGATCGTGCAGCGTTCCTGGGGGCAGCCTTCGCACCAGAAGCTCTCGCGCCGGGCCGGAAAGGTCGCGGGGATCTCCCGCGCCCGGGCGAAGCCGCACGACTCGAAAAAGCCGGGGATGATCGTGGCCAGATGGACGTCGCCCGGCGCTTCGGCCGTCGCGGCCTCGACCAGGGCCCGGGCCACCCCCCGGCCACGGCGGTCCGGCTCGACACCGAGGGCGCAGAGCTCCAGGCAGTCCGGGTGGGTCTTGAGCGCGACCAGGCCGATGACCCGGCCGCCGTCCTCAGCGACCCAGAGCGAGTCCGTCCCCATATCGGGATAATCCAGGCCGAGCTTCCAGGCGAGATCGAGGGCGGCGGGGAGGTCCTGCGGCAGTGCTTTGCGGACTCGCATGCGCTTGTTATTATACCACGGACCAGGCTTCCCCCGGTCCGGCCGCCGCGGCCGGCCGCTCGCCTTGACAGGCCGGCGGGCGGGCAGTAAGATGCTCCGTGTTCGCGGGCGGAGGCTAGGGATCGCGGATCATGCTCCCCCGCCCCGCGGGCGATGTTCCAATCCCTGAACCCTGGTGGACCATGCGCCTTCTGATCATCAATCCCGGTTCGACATCGACCAAGATCGCCGTGTACGAGGACGAACGGGAGGTCCTGTCGGTCAGCATCCCGCATTCGGCCGAAGATCTCGCGCCGTTCGGCCGGATCGTGGACCAGAGGGTTTTCCGCAAGGACATCATCCTCGAGACGCTCAAGGCCCGCGAGATCGCCCCGGCCTCCCTGTCCGCGGTCGTCGGCCGGGGGGGACTGCTCGAGCCCATCCCCAGCGGGGTTTACCGGGTCGATGAGCGGATGCTGTCCGACCTCTACAGCGGGGTCCAGGGCGAGCACGCCTCGAACCTCGGCGGGCTGATCGCCGACGAGATCGCCCGTCCCCTGGGCATCCCGGCCTTCATCGTCGATCCCGTCGTCGTCGACGAGCTCGACGACTGGGCCCGCCTTTCCGGCGTACCGGAGATCCGGCGCCGCAGCATCTTCCACGCCCTGAACCACAAGTACACCGCCCGCCTGGCCGCCGGCGAGATCGGCCGGCCCTACGAGGCGCTGAACCTCATCGTCTGCCATCTCGGCGGCGGCATCTCGGTCGGCGCCCACCGGAAGGGCCGGGTCGTCGACGTCAACAACGCCCTCCACGGCGAGGGGCCCATCGCGCCGGAGCGGGCCGGCACCGTGCCGGCGGGCGACCTGGTCACCCTGGCCTGCTCGGGCAGGCACGCCGAGAAGGACCTCCGGAAGATGCTGACCGGCCGCGGCGGCATGGTCGCTCATCTGAAGACGAACGACATGCGGGAGACGCTCAGGCGCATCGGCGCCGGCGACCGCGAGGCGGAGCTCGTCTTCACGGCCATGGTCCTGACCGTGGCCAAGCAGGTCGGGGCCGCCGCCGCGGTCCTCCAGGGCCGGGTCGACGGCATCGTCCTGACCGGCGGGCTGGCCCATTCCAGGGAATTCGTCGACAAGATCAAGGACCATGTCCAGTTCCTCGGACCGGTCTTCGTCTTTCCGGGGGAGAACGAGATGGTGGCGCTGGCCGAGGCCGGCCGGCGCGTCCTCCGGGGCGAGGAAGCGGCCCGGACCTATCCATCCTGATCGTCGTCACAGCGAAGGAGCTTTCATGATCACCACCCTCAACCAGATCGTCGAGCGGGTCAAGGGCCTGCCGGCCAGGCGGCTGGCCGTGGCCGCCGCCGAGGATCCCCATACCATCGAGGCCGTCGGCCGCGCGGTCAAGGAGAAACTCGTCCGGGCCGTGCTGACCGGCGACGAGAAGGCCATTAAGAAGGTCGCCGCCGCGAACAAGGTCGACGCCGGCCAATTCGAGATCGTCCACGAGCCGGACAAGGCCAAGGCCCTGACGCTGGCCGTCGACCTGGTCCGCTCCGGGAAGGCCGATTTCCTGATGAAGGGCCTGCTCGATTCCTCGCTCTACATCCGCGGCATCATCGACAAGGAGAAGGGGCTCCTGCCGCCCGGCCGGCTCCTGTCCCACGTCTCGGTCATTCAGGCGCCGGCCTGGAAGAAGCTCATCATCTGCGGCGACGTCGCGGTCATCCCCGCCCCGGACCTGGAGGCCAAGGTGACCATCCTGAACTACGCCATCGACGTGGCCCACAAGCTGGGCATCGAGACGCCCAAGGCCATCCTCCTCTCGGCCGTCGAGAAGGTCAATCCCAAGATGCCCTCGACGACGGAAGCGGCCATCATCGCCAAGATGGCCGAGCGGGGCCAGATCAAGGGCGCCGTCGTCGACGGGCCCCTGGCCCTGGACGTGGCCTTCAGCGCGGAGAGCGCCCGGATCAAGGGCATCAGCTCGCCGGTGGCCGGGGACGCCGACATCCTGGTCTTCCCCAGCATCGAGGCCGGCAACATCTTCTTCAAGGCCTCGACCTACCTGGCCAAGGGCGAGCTGGGAGCCGTCGTGGCCGGGGCCCGGTGCCCGTGCGTCCTGACCTCACGCGGCGACTCGGAGGACACCAAGTTCTACTCGATCGCCCTCGGTTCGCTTCTGGCCTAGACTTCACGCGGCCGGCGGGCGGCGTTTTGTGGTAGAATCGCGGTCAGCCGATGAAGTCGCCGAAGGTCCTGGGATGGGCGGCGGCCGGGGTCGTCCTGGCGGGCGCCGCGGCCGTCATGCTGTGCCGGCCGGCCGGGTCCGGGTCTGTGTTCGGCCGGCTGACAAAGGGCCGCGACTTCAACGTCGTCCTCGTCACGCTTGACACCGTCCGGGCCGACGCCCTGGGCTGCTACGGCCGCGGGGATGTCGAGACGCCGGCGCTGGACGGCTTCGCCGCCCGGGGGGTCCGGTTCGACCGCTGCTACGCCCAGACGCCGCTGACGCTCTCATCCCACGCGACCCTGCTGACGGGCACGCAGCCCCTGTTCCATCGCGTTCGGGACAACGGCGCGTTCGTCGTGCCTCAGAAGATGGTCACCCTGGCCGAGCTCTTTCGGGACAAGGGCTACGCCACCGGCGCGTTCATCGGCGCCTACGTGCTCGATTCGCAATGGGGCCTGGACCAGGGGTTCGACCTCTACTACGACAAGTTCGACCTGAAGAAATACCGGCGGGTTTCGCTCGAGACCGTCCGGCGGCCCGCCGACGAAGTGATGGACACGGCCCTGCCCTGGCTGGAGAGCCGGAAAGACAAGCCCTTCTTCGCCTGGATCCATCTCTATGACGCTCACGCGCCGTACCTGCCGCCGCCGCCCTACGACGCCCGCTACGCCGGCCGTCCCTATCTCGGCGCGATCGCCTTCATCGACGCCCAGATCGGCCGGCTCCGTCAATTCCTCGAGACAAGCGGGCTTCTCGACAGGACCCTCATCGTCGTCGCCGGGGACCACGGCGAGATGCTCGGCGAGCACGGCGAGACGACCCACGGCTTCTTCCTTTATCAGGCGGCCCTCCGAGTCCCTCTCATCATCGCCACCCCGTTCCCGCAATTCCGGGGCGTCGTCGCGGCCGAGCCGGCCGGGTTGGTCGACGTCCTGCCGACGGTCTGCCGGATGACGGGGCTCCCGGTCCCGGACGAGGTCCAGGGCCGGAGCCTGGTCCCGGCCTTCTCCGGCCGCCCCGGCCGCAAGCCGCCGCTCGTCTACAGCGAGACCTTCTATCCCCGCTTCCATTTCGGCTGGTCCGAGCTCGAGAGCGTCCAGGACGGGCGCTGGAAGCTCATCCTGGCGCCCCGGCCCGAGCTCTACGATCTGGCCGCCGACCCGCGCGAGGAGAACGACCTGGCCGGCCGGGAGCCCGGGGTCTTCCGGGACCTGAAAGCCCGGGCCGCGGCGTTCATGGCCCGGGCCGGCCGGAACGCCTACCAGATGGACGCGGCCAAGGTCGATGCCGCCACCCGCGAGCGGCTGGCCGCCCTCGGCTACGTCGCCTCGTTCACCGACCAGGCCAAGCTCGCCGGGAAGGCGCTGGCCGACCCGAAAGACAAGATCGCCGTTTACAATGCGCTGGCCGAAGCCAGGGAAACGGCCCGGGCCGGCCGGCCGGACGAAGCGGTCGCGACGATCCGCCGGATCGTGGCCGCCGACCCGCAGATCCCGGACGCCTATTTCAATCTCGGCAGCCTGCTGGCCGAGCAAGGGAAGCTCGACGAGGCCATCGCCGCCTTCGAGCGGGTCCTCGAGATCAAGCCCGACGAGGGCTTCGCCGCCCTCAACATCGTGACCTGCTACGAGCGGTCGGGCCGGCCGGACGAGGCCGAGCGGTTCGCCCTGGATTACCTCAGGAAAGGCGTCGAGGAACCCCATCTCTTCGCCCTCCTGGGGAGGATGAAGCTCGACCAGAAAAAGTATGACGAGGCCGTCCCCTATTTCGAGCGGTCGGTCGAGCTGGACGCCGAGCCGGCCGGTTCCCTGGACGCCCTGGCCACGATCGCCATGGCCAGGGGCGACCTGTCCCGGGCCGCGGAGTATCTCCGCCGGGCGCTGGCCATCGAGCCGGACCGTCCGAACATCCACTACCGGATCGGCTGGATCGCCGAGAAGCAGGGCCGGACGACCGAGGCCGAGGCCGAATACCGGGCCGAGCTGCGGGTTTCCCCGAAGCACTTCCAGGCGCTCTACTACCTGGCCCGGATCTACGACGCGGCCAAGGACTTCGGGAAGGAGCGGGAAGCCCTGGAGAAGGCGCTGGAGGCCGACCCCAAGTCCCCGCTCCCCTGCTTCTACCTGGCCCGCCTCGATCTGGCCGTTGAGGAGCGCTATCCGGAAGCCATCGAGCTGGCGCGCAGGGGCATCGCCCTCGGGCCCGGGCCGGACGACCTGGCCACGGGCTATTTTCTCCTGGCCGAGCTGTACGGGCGTGTCGGCGATACGGCCCGCTCGCGCGAATATGCCGCCAAGGGCCGGGCCCTGGCCGCGGCGAACCGGAAACGGCCCTGATGGTCCGAGCATCCAAGGAGGAAGACGATGAAGCTCTTGCGTGAACGCCCCGCCGGAAAGCTCCTGATCGTCCCGACGATACTGCTCGTCGCGGCGGCCGCGCTCGTCGCCCAGACGGCGAAGCGTCCGGCCGTCCTGCAGTCCACGAAGCCGGAGCTGCGGCTCAAGGGCTTCGCGGAGCACAAGGCCATGCAGGCCGCCTCGAAGTTCAAGGACTTGCCCTGGCAGTTCATCGGCCCGACAAACGTCAGCGGGCGGGTGACGGACGTGGCCGTCGTGCCTCCCAAGGGCCGGAACTACACCCTCTACGTCGCCTCGGCCTCCGGCGGCGTCTGGAAGACGGACAACGAGGGCACGACCTGGACGCCCGTCTTCGAGAACATGCCCACCGCGGCCATCGGCGACATCGCCCTGGCCCCGTCGGACCCGCGGGTCGTCTGGGTCGGGACCGGCGAGCACAACATCTTCCGCAGCTCCCAGGCCGGCCTCGGCGTCTTCAAGTCCGTCGACGGCGGCCAGACCTG contains the following coding sequences:
- a CDS encoding GNAT family N-acetyltransferase — encoded protein: MRVRKALPQDLPAALDLAWKLGLDYPDMGTDSLWVAEDGGRVIGLVALKTHPDCLELCALGVEPDRRGRGVARALVEAATAEAPGDVHLATIIPGFFESCGFARAREIPATFPARRESFWCEGCPQERCTIMVRRKP
- the buk gene encoding butyrate kinase — translated: MRLLIINPGSTSTKIAVYEDEREVLSVSIPHSAEDLAPFGRIVDQRVFRKDIILETLKAREIAPASLSAVVGRGGLLEPIPSGVYRVDERMLSDLYSGVQGEHASNLGGLIADEIARPLGIPAFIVDPVVVDELDDWARLSGVPEIRRRSIFHALNHKYTARLAAGEIGRPYEALNLIVCHLGGGISVGAHRKGRVVDVNNALHGEGPIAPERAGTVPAGDLVTLACSGRHAEKDLRKMLTGRGGMVAHLKTNDMRETLRRIGAGDREAELVFTAMVLTVAKQVGAAAAVLQGRVDGIVLTGGLAHSREFVDKIKDHVQFLGPVFVFPGENEMVALAEAGRRVLRGEEAARTYPS
- a CDS encoding bifunctional enoyl-CoA hydratase/phosphate acetyltransferase, with the protein product MITTLNQIVERVKGLPARRLAVAAAEDPHTIEAVGRAVKEKLVRAVLTGDEKAIKKVAAANKVDAGQFEIVHEPDKAKALTLAVDLVRSGKADFLMKGLLDSSLYIRGIIDKEKGLLPPGRLLSHVSVIQAPAWKKLIICGDVAVIPAPDLEAKVTILNYAIDVAHKLGIETPKAILLSAVEKVNPKMPSTTEAAIIAKMAERGQIKGAVVDGPLALDVAFSAESARIKGISSPVAGDADILVFPSIEAGNIFFKASTYLAKGELGAVVAGARCPCVLTSRGDSEDTKFYSIALGSLLA
- a CDS encoding sulfatase-like hydrolase/transferase yields the protein MKSPKVLGWAAAGVVLAGAAAVMLCRPAGSGSVFGRLTKGRDFNVVLVTLDTVRADALGCYGRGDVETPALDGFAARGVRFDRCYAQTPLTLSSHATLLTGTQPLFHRVRDNGAFVVPQKMVTLAELFRDKGYATGAFIGAYVLDSQWGLDQGFDLYYDKFDLKKYRRVSLETVRRPADEVMDTALPWLESRKDKPFFAWIHLYDAHAPYLPPPPYDARYAGRPYLGAIAFIDAQIGRLRQFLETSGLLDRTLIVVAGDHGEMLGEHGETTHGFFLYQAALRVPLIIATPFPQFRGVVAAEPAGLVDVLPTVCRMTGLPVPDEVQGRSLVPAFSGRPGRKPPLVYSETFYPRFHFGWSELESVQDGRWKLILAPRPELYDLAADPREENDLAGREPGVFRDLKARAAAFMARAGRNAYQMDAAKVDAATRERLAALGYVASFTDQAKLAGKALADPKDKIAVYNALAEARETARAGRPDEAVATIRRIVAADPQIPDAYFNLGSLLAEQGKLDEAIAAFERVLEIKPDEGFAALNIVTCYERSGRPDEAERFALDYLRKGVEEPHLFALLGRMKLDQKKYDEAVPYFERSVELDAEPAGSLDALATIAMARGDLSRAAEYLRRALAIEPDRPNIHYRIGWIAEKQGRTTEAEAEYRAELRVSPKHFQALYYLARIYDAAKDFGKEREALEKALEADPKSPLPCFYLARLDLAVEERYPEAIELARRGIALGPGPDDLATGYFLLAELYGRVGDTARSREYAAKGRALAAANRKRP